tgaaaaatcccaaattttcaaatttggaattcaaccaaattctcaaaaattttgtttttctactctaatttctacatttttcaaccgattcaactcattccaacttccaactgttcatgttttgcctacctattccacaacttcccacttaccaaaaattccatatttgaaattcaaccaaattctccaacattttgtttttctactctaatttctacattttttaaccgattcaactcattccaactttcaactgttcatgttttgcctacctattccacaacttcccgtttaccaaaaattccaaatttgaaattcaaccaaattctccaaaatttcgtttttctaatctaatttctacattgttcaaccgattcaacccattccaactttcaactcttcatcttttgcctacctattccacaacttcccacttaccaaaaattccatatttgaaattcaaccaaattctccaacattttgtttttctactctaatttctacattgttcaactgattcaacccattccaactttcaactcttcatcttttgcctacctattccacaacttccgacttaccaaaaattccaaatttggaattcaaccaaattctcaaaaattttgtttttctactctaatttctacattttttaaccgattcaactcattccaactttcaactgttcatgttttgcctacctattccacaacttcccgtttaccaaaaattccaaatttgaaattcaaccaaattctccaaaatttcgtttttctaatctaatttctacattgttcaaccgattcaacccattccaacgttcaactcttcatcttttgcctacctattccacaacttcccacttaccaaaaattccatatttgaaattcaaccaaattctccaacattttgtttttctactctaatttctacattgttcaaccgattcaacccattccaactttcaactcttcatcttttgcctacctattccaaaccttccgatttaccaaaaattccaaatttgaaattcaaccaaaatctccaaaatttcgtttttctactgtaatttctacattgttcaaccgattcaacccattccacctttcaactcttcatcttttgcctacctattccacaacttcccacttaccaaaaattaaaaatttgaaattcaaccaaattctcaaacattttgtttttctactctaatctttacattgtgcaaccgattcaatccattccaactaacttttaatcttttgcttacctatttcacaacttcccacttaccaaaaattccaaatttgaaattcaaccaaattctgcaaaatttcgtttttcgactctaatttgtacatttttcaaccgattcaacccattcaaacttgtaactcttcatcttttgcctacgtattacacaacttcccacttaccaaaaatcccaaatttgaaattcaaccaaattctccaaaatttcgtttttctactctcatttctacatttctctaccgattcaacccattccaactttcaactcttcatcttttgcttacctattccacaacttccccttacaacaaattccaaattttgaaatttgaaattcaaccaaattctccaaaaatgtgtttttctactctaattttcacattgttcaaccgattcaactcattccaactttcaactcttcatctttttcctacctattccccaaatttccacttgccataaattccacattttaagattttaaactcaaccaaattctccaaaattctgaaattccaccaaattctccaaaattccgtttttcacctctattttctacatttctcaagtaattcaactcgtttcagcataattcgccagcattccccaagaagtgattcaaagtcttcgccttcacacgcaatttctccagaaattgcattttctagttattatattttattctccacacttttttgtcccgcttcttcttccacataattcatccgattcactccgttccacttttaacgtattccaaatattcacgagatgagcgcttccatttttctcgttccgaaaattttccgatttcgcaaaattcgcgaatttacgacaattttttccccattcattcttaatggcagattcgacatttcacatttacgtcattccccttttaaattcacctcattcagcacattcaaaccacattcggaatgattctcgacattcccaaaattcccaaattcaaaaatttcacgttttcacgttaaacatttcgacaaaatttcacaaaattccgtttttcacctctaatttctacattttttgaccgattcaacccattccaactttcaactgttcatctttttcctacctatattccacaccttcccacttaccaaaatttccaaattttcaattttgaaattcacaccaaattctacaaaatttcgtttttccactctaatttctacatttttcaaccgattcaacccattccaactctattcactttggtcacctcatccttaccatattcaccccttcacccccacttccactatgcttacacaattcaacccttgacccccacttccagtgtggcggccatcttggattgaccctgaagtgctaccAATGAacgggaagtgccccaaatcaaaccggaagtgaccttaggtaaacaggaagtgacctcaggtaaacctgaattgacctttttaaaccggaagtgaccccaaataaaccggaagtgacctcagctggactggAAGTGCctttaatcaaaccggaagtgaccctaatagacgggaagtgacccaaatcaccccggaagtgaccttatttcaacattaactgccctaaatagctacattaggcgctaacttttgcattttttgtccgattgaacccgtttcaacattttaaccccaaaagtgaacctcctgaagccgtttttttttcgttttgttccaaatttcaaaatattttggcgcaattgctttttcttttaattcccattcattctctatggggattcaacatttgctctaacttctacattttttaatggGAATCGTTGCTTCACCTGTCCGTTATTGACAGCAGCATGCTGAGCCGAAACCGTGAAGATCACCAAGGTGATGAACTTGACCACCTCCTCAACATTTTGGAAGGCCTCGGGACACCCTGTGACAAAACGTGCGAAAAAAATTTGCTATGCACAGACATTATCTTCAGAAATTCAAATGGGTTTATTACCTGAAGACTTCTTTCCTAAAAAGTAGCGAGTGAAGATCTCCTGGATCCACGCTTGCAGCTCCGAGTCTTGGACCACCTCGTTGTTTGAACGATAGTAGTGTCCGACTACAGCCTGAACAAAtctgacaaacaaaaaaaaatcacaatctgACTCTTGGATAGTTCTGGCAATTATGatgatgaaaattaaaaataactacTTGTGGATAATGTTCCAGATTTTAAGGCCGTCATCTCTGTAGTAGAAGTCGGGGATGGACTCGAGTCCTCGAGCGCCAATGTCATCCGGTAAGCAGAGCGAGGTGTACGTTAGCTCGTCTTGCGCCCGGGCCATTAGCTCGAGAGTGCCATCGACTCCAATTGCACTCTAGTCACGCAAAATATAAATCACACGAGCCTGGAATCATGCGTTAAAAATGAGAGCGAACAACAGGGGCGCAAAAATGGGCCGTACCGTTGCAAACGTCCCGGAAGGTCCCAACAGAAACTCACGGCCCTGAGTGTTGAGATGTAGAGTCTAGCGGAAATGAGGAATCAGCAACTACACACAAAGGGAAGTTTGGTTGAAAATCAAaacggaactttttttttttagaagatgGAGTCTAAAGGGCAAGACCAATTCCTAGTTGATTAATCAGAGGACAAAAAGCTCATTTTGCTGTGATTGTTTTGTCAGGGCAGTTACTGATCTACTGTACCTTGTGTATGGGGTGAATGGCAGAGATGTTGCGGAAGAGGCTCATGGCCCAGACCTCAGACAAAAAGTGAGTATTCTTCAGGTGGGAGATGGCCTGGTGAGTTAccatatttgcatttttgacaAAAATCTTGGCAAGGAGCCAATCTGTCTCCGAGTCACTTGGCAGGAAGATTGGGTTCTCTTCTGAGGGTTCTTGATGCACCTGCCGCAAGAGCGAACCACGTCGGAACACTGACTGAGCGGCGGTACCGTTGCTCTGCGAAATACCTGGATCGCGATGGGCACCAGTTTTTTCTCAGGGTTCACGTATAAGAGACAGAGAGGGGCGGGAACTTGGAGTTCCTCCCCGTGATAGAGTTTCCCAGGTATTCCACTCAGAATCTTCTGGTCGTAGAGGAATATGTTCCCCATCTGTGTGACATTCCAGTGAaggttttaaaatcaaaatgtCTGCCGGGCGACGGAAGTTAAACAATACCTTAATTTCATTGGCCAACGTGCTTCCGTCCTCTAGGAATGGCTTCACCGATTCCTCGCTGACAGGAAAATTTGATGGAAGTTCTGAACAGCGTTTGATGGAACAGGGGTTGACGCCGTTCAGGAACTGGGCTCCATAAAAGTCGTCTTCCTTCCAGTGCTCGGAAACGTAATCTGGTGGGGACGATTcaagctagctaacgaggctaaTAACAGAAAAGCTAAGCTAGGACCAACCCGACAAATAAAtggaacaaaaaatatttatgagATGGGCAAAGTGAGCGACTCACCTGATATTTGCGTCTTTCTGGTCCAGAAAATTCTTTTTATGTCTTCAAGACTCTGCCAATTTTCCTCAGATGTTAGCATCCCCTTTAGCATGACTTCCAAGATCCTGACGTGCAAGAGTATTCAAATTGTGACTCTTCACAATTCAAGTTTAAAGTCGGATCTGTGAGCTTACCCGACATACAAAGCCTTCTTTGACTCAAGAAATCGTGATATGGACATGCGGGCATCAGCCGGGACATTTGATACCGTGAAGTCGCTGTGGTGAGGAAGTTTTTCATTGATGGAGGTCCATCTGAAAAGAATTGGCATCGTAATTGAAACCACATTCATATATCTTCTCATTTGCATTCTTACCGGAAGAAGCACTTTTTGGATGCCAGTTCGTTTTTGCTATGCTCGATCAGCAACGGGTGCTCGTCTTCGAAAGCCTtcatagctaaaaaaaaaaagaaaccttaATGTGCAGTAGAAGATGACCGAAAGGGAAACATGAAGCCAAACCTTTTCCCCCTCTCAGCTCCACGACCTCGTTATTAGAAAGCCATTGGTGACACGGGAAAAGCAGACTCTCCCCCTCGGGGTACTCACGGTTATCTTCGAGCAGAACCACTGGCTTTCGAGGAAGGGAAAACGTTGGCTTTTCTCCACCTTCACCAAGAGAACATTCCCCAGAGACGAACTGGTTTGAATGGTGTACGTCCCAGTCTAAAATTTaaagataataataaaattaaaaaaagtatatacgtacataaataaataataaataaataataaataaaaataattaaacgcTAAAAAACAATTGTTTAGAATGCGTTAGCATTAGTTGTCAAGCAAGCTGGGCAACTCGCCGTCTCGGTCATGAAGTTGACACCCCAGTTGTTCAAGTCTGTGGTCTCGCTCTGCCCTTGACTTCCGAGCAAGGTGATGAGAATTCGGTCGAACGTGGCCGCAAAGGCGCGCTCACCTGTCACTACTTCCAGTTTGTACTCTGCCATACTCGCTGAGTATTTGTAGTCCTTAAAAAGCCAACTTGATGGTCAATCGGGTGTCTGCTCAACTGGCACGGCGATGTTCTCTTTTTAATCTTTTCCTCTCTCCCCCTGCAAATGAGTGATCAAGTACAGTATGTAAAATACAAACAGATTAAAATGTCAAATAGAGGCGAGACAGACAAAGAAAACGTTGAGTTCAACAGGCAAAACACAtgcagatgtaaaaaaaaaacaaagtcgaGTCGCGGAGGACTTGCAGGCCAAGCCGAACAAAACAAAGAGCAGAAGCgcaattattttattgtttgtttatcaAACAGCAAATATGAAACAAGAAAGTAACaactctgttttgttttttattttcatttccaggTATCAACGATCAGCCAAAAGTCTTGGATGGACGCATGGATGGATTCTTAGGTACTTGTTTGCATCTTATACAAAACTGACAAGTTTTCACTTTTTGTCTCCGAAGAAACTAACAGTGGCAGATGACAAATAGTTTAGAGCTGTCAAGACTGTGAAACGTTCATGACATTACTGACATCTAGTGGATGAgaccttaatttttttttttttttgtatcactaTTTCACTGGCGTAAACAAATCTCTTACTACTttactgccccctagtggaggaacctttaattgtttttattcaCTACATCACTGGCGTAGATAAACAATGATACAaagatttatttttgcatttgcaACTAATATAACACCGGTTATTGTCTGTGCCCACATTTGAGTGACTATGATTACCACCACCAATTTAgaaagtgtatttatttatatacttttttacaattgttttttagcttttaattatttttatttattatttatttattatttatttatgtacgtatatactttttttacttttttattattatttttaaattttagacTGGGACGAACACCATTCAAACCAGTTCGTCTCTGGGGAAAGTTCTCTTGGTGAAGGTGGAGAAAAGCCAACGTTTTCCCTTCCTCGAAAGCCAGTGGTTCTGCTCGAAGATAACCGTGAGCACCCCGAGGGGGAGAGTCTGCTTTCCCCGTGTCACCAATGGCATTCTAATAACGAGGTCGTGGAGCTAAGAGGGGGGAAAAGGTTTGGCTTCATGTTTCCCTTTCTGTCATCTTCTACTGTACAttaagatttctttttttttttttttagctatgaAGGCTTTCGAAGACGAGCACCCGAGCATCGCAAAAACGAACTGGCATCCAAAAAGTGCTTCTTCCGGTAAGAATGCAAATGAGAAGATATATGAATGTGGTTTCAACTACGATGCCAATTCTTTCAAGATGGACCTCCAAtcttaaaagttaaaaaaattacGCAAGACAGGTGTTTACTTGTCACCCATCAAGAAGCGCTCATTTACTTAATAATGCTGCTGTCCAATTGACTCGGGTCCAAATATGTGTACGGCACTTCAAGCTTTGCGTTTCTGGCCTTGATAACATTGCTAAGGTTGGAAAAAGTCCGCTTGAAACTCCATCATCATCAGCTTGACTTCGGGCTCATGGAATCGTTCCTCAGGATAGGAACCCAGCGGAACCTGCCAGCATCGTAACACAGAGAGAATTTGTGTTTGAGTATCCCCCCTGATTTGTCTTTAACAACACTCAACTTACAGAATCCGAGTAGTC
This genomic stretch from Syngnathus scovelli strain Florida chromosome 20, RoL_Ssco_1.2, whole genome shotgun sequence harbors:
- the LOC125990662 gene encoding arachidonate 12-lipoxygenase, 12R-type-like, which gives rise to MAEYKLEVVTGERAFAATFDRILITLLGSQGQSETTDLNNWGVNFMTETANWDVHHSNQFVSGECSLGEGGEKPTFSLPRKPVVLLEDNPMKAFEDEHPLLIEHSKNELASKKCFFRWTSINEKLPHHSDFTVSNVPADARMSISRFLESKKALYVGILEVMLKGMLTSEENWQSLEDIKRIFWTRKTQISDYVSEHWKEDDFYGAQFLNGVNPCSIKRCSELPSNFPVSEESVKPFLEDGSTLANEIKMGNIFLYDQKILSGIPGKLYHGEELQVPAPLCLLYVNPEKKLVPIAIQVHQEPSEENPIFLPSDSETDWLLAKIFVKNANMVTHQAISHLKNTHFLSEVWAMSLFRNISAIHPIHKLLIPHFR